One genomic segment of Vagococcus intermedius includes these proteins:
- a CDS encoding helix-turn-helix domain-containing protein — protein sequence MKIEDFLEKKEIQHLTILKKIDALGGTVSHIELRQHLNLNKPTLDRALDEITFFLREFRDNYCLTVNEALIVIERQPNFSIEAIYSVYLKQSLKYQILDYAFKHREFTVFNIIHDLMISESTLFRKTKEINYLLKEFKIQLKNGNILGEELQIRYFYFLMYQAATPYHQLSEKVLTEHNMRLIQSLEKTLTMKLPSYSYTRIGLWLMISKKRIKYTKKVYRKVRKKMFLYESDWLYKKVRQFVLLYTSRYSIEVVEEESMLHFIFVASMSIFHYQDFTSYDLLRGRRTPNAMMDTMLRERILLEYLPQKPTIKVEQQITYYLSQANSLLYFFEGAIITSEQWDFREKTINLNQKITIELVEELLAKALEAFSKTPNSSDDLHYQLKHDYLNILAMIDFKIAKELRIAIELDMIESHAEILTQLIKLDLASLIGVSVETFSTKKNYDLVITNTLKYHRLEDAKQIVVISNSYSKYDRLFLKQKINDLRQ from the coding sequence ATGAAGATCGAGGATTTTTTAGAAAAAAAAGAAATACAGCACCTCACGATTTTAAAAAAGATTGACGCCTTAGGAGGAACTGTTAGTCATATTGAATTGAGACAACATTTGAATCTAAATAAACCAACTTTAGACCGAGCCTTAGATGAGATAACTTTCTTTCTTAGAGAGTTTCGAGACAATTATTGCTTGACAGTTAATGAGGCATTAATTGTCATTGAAAGGCAGCCAAATTTCAGTATAGAAGCAATCTACTCTGTTTATTTAAAGCAATCGTTAAAGTACCAAATTTTAGATTATGCTTTTAAACACCGAGAATTTACGGTATTTAACATTATTCATGACTTAATGATTAGCGAATCGACCTTATTTAGAAAAACAAAAGAAATCAATTATCTGTTAAAAGAATTTAAAATACAATTAAAAAATGGGAATATTTTAGGTGAAGAATTACAAATTCGTTATTTTTATTTTTTAATGTATCAAGCAGCAACGCCCTATCATCAGCTTAGTGAAAAAGTATTAACGGAACATAATATGCGTTTAATCCAATCGCTAGAAAAAACATTGACCATGAAATTACCATCATATAGTTATACTAGGATAGGCTTATGGTTAATGATCAGTAAAAAAAGAATCAAATACACTAAAAAAGTCTATCGTAAAGTCAGAAAAAAAATGTTCTTATATGAAAGCGATTGGTTATATAAAAAAGTAAGGCAATTTGTTTTGTTATACACAAGTCGCTACTCTATTGAAGTAGTTGAAGAGGAGAGCATGCTTCATTTTATATTTGTTGCGAGCATGTCTATTTTTCATTATCAAGATTTTACCTCATATGATTTATTGAGAGGCCGACGAACACCTAATGCTATGATGGATACGATGTTGAGAGAAAGAATTTTATTGGAATATTTACCTCAAAAACCGACAATTAAAGTAGAACAACAAATCACTTATTATTTATCTCAAGCAAATTCTTTACTTTATTTTTTTGAAGGAGCTATCATTACATCAGAACAGTGGGATTTTAGGGAAAAAACTATCAATTTAAACCAAAAAATTACAATTGAATTGGTAGAAGAATTATTAGCAAAAGCCTTAGAAGCCTTTTCTAAGACACCAAATAGCTCAGATGATTTGCACTATCAACTTAAACACGATTATTTAAATATTCTAGCTATGATTGATTTTAAAATTGCCAAAGAGTTACGAATTGCGATTGAATTGGACATGATTGAAAGTCATGCGGAGATTTTGACACAATTGATAAAATTAGATTTAGCTAGTTTAATCGGAGTCAGTGTTGAAACATTTAGCACTAAAAAAAATTACGATCTTGTCATTACCAATACTTTGAAATATCATCGGCTAGAAGATGCCAAACAAATTGTAGTGATTTCTAATAGCTATTCTAAATACGATCGTCTTTTTTTAAAACAAAAAATTAATGATTTAAGACAATAA
- a CDS encoding hemolysin family protein has product MILIVMILLTAFFVAAEFGLVKIRKSRLESLEQEGNKKATLALHIIKHLDEYLSACQLGITLTSLAIGWLGESTMSELIAPLLNYIPLPASAMQVISLVLSFLLITFVHVVIGELIPKSFSITKTEMVVLAIVKPLHYFYKITFPFIWLLNSSANGIGKLFGLTLTGEGEETHSEEELRLIANQSFIHGEINQDEYEFLNNVFEFDELIAKQIMVTRLDMETIDEGVTVAEALQFAIKKGHSRFPVIRKTKDDVIGYVTIQELIKAYMKDDRTNINTLLKEPIIVIESMPVKSLLTEMQKEHKHFAILSDEYGGTSGLVTIEDILEEIVGDIQDEQDREEAMIIQIRDKEYIVKGKIALNDVSDKFNVAFPDDLDSNSLGGFIIDTYQRDVEKGFTFDYEGLRMKVMSMDKVNISRIKIIDKRAEIIEDNLELSDKKTT; this is encoded by the coding sequence ATGATTTTAATAGTGATGATTTTGCTGACTGCTTTTTTTGTGGCAGCGGAGTTTGGACTTGTTAAGATCAGAAAAAGTCGCTTAGAGTCACTTGAACAAGAAGGCAACAAAAAAGCGACATTAGCGTTACATATCATTAAGCACTTAGATGAATACTTAAGTGCCTGTCAATTAGGAATTACCCTGACATCCTTGGCAATTGGTTGGTTAGGTGAGAGTACGATGAGCGAACTGATTGCGCCGTTGTTGAATTATATCCCGTTACCAGCATCAGCGATGCAAGTGATATCTTTGGTATTATCATTTTTATTAATTACATTTGTTCATGTCGTAATAGGTGAATTAATACCGAAATCATTTAGTATTACTAAAACTGAAATGGTAGTTTTAGCTATAGTGAAGCCATTGCACTATTTTTATAAAATTACCTTTCCATTCATTTGGTTACTAAATTCATCTGCTAATGGTATTGGTAAACTATTTGGTCTAACTCTAACAGGCGAGGGTGAGGAGACACATTCTGAGGAAGAATTGCGCTTAATTGCAAATCAAAGTTTTATCCATGGCGAAATTAATCAAGATGAGTATGAATTTTTGAATAATGTCTTTGAATTTGATGAACTTATTGCAAAACAAATTATGGTAACACGCTTAGATATGGAGACGATTGATGAAGGTGTAACTGTAGCAGAGGCGCTGCAATTTGCAATTAAGAAGGGACACAGTCGTTTTCCTGTCATTAGAAAAACAAAAGATGATGTCATTGGTTATGTGACGATTCAAGAGTTAATTAAGGCATATATGAAAGATGATAGAACGAATATTAACACATTATTGAAAGAACCAATTATTGTGATTGAATCCATGCCAGTGAAATCCTTATTAACAGAGATGCAAAAAGAACATAAGCATTTTGCTATTCTTTCAGATGAGTATGGGGGGACAAGTGGTTTAGTTACTATTGAAGATATTTTAGAAGAAATTGTTGGTGATATCCAAGATGAACAAGATCGCGAAGAAGCAATGATTATTCAAATTCGTGATAAAGAGTACATTGTTAAAGGGAAAATTGCTTTAAATGATGTATCTGACAAGTTTAATGTCGCTTTCCCTGATGATTTAGATAGTAATAGCTTAGGTGGTTTTATCATTGACACTTATCAAAGAGATGTTGAAAAAGGTTTCACGTTTGACTATGAAGGTTTAAGGATGAAGGTAATGTCAATGGATAAAGTTAATATTAGCCGCATTAAAATTATTGATAAAAGAGCAGAAATTATCGAAGATAATCTGGAATTATCTGATAAAAAAACGACTTAA
- a CDS encoding endonuclease/exonuclease/phosphatase family protein: protein MKVLTLNCHSWMEKNALEKLEQLVLTIEREQFDIIALQEVNQLITTKAATLDDYFQPLISHQPIVHQDNFALKVVEKLKKLGVNYYWSWNVSHLGYDRYHEGAALLSKNPIQPDDFLVSKVSDIDDFHTRRILKGRTVLGETELVVFSCHYSWWLGNQQEEGFYYEWNQTIEKMTRMASPLLLLGDFNNPADNCGEGYDYLKRTKPELQDVFKVAKNKTGEHTVSKAIDGWSENTQNLRLDYGFISSEFHVEEYRVVFDGKQTPIISDHFGIVLTLSLK, encoded by the coding sequence ATGAAAGTTTTAACATTAAATTGTCATAGTTGGATGGAAAAAAATGCCCTAGAGAAACTGGAACAGTTAGTTTTAACTATAGAGAGAGAACAATTTGATATTATTGCACTACAAGAAGTAAACCAACTGATCACTACTAAGGCAGCGACTTTAGATGATTATTTTCAACCATTGATTTCCCACCAACCTATTGTTCACCAAGATAACTTTGCTTTAAAAGTCGTTGAAAAATTAAAAAAATTAGGTGTTAATTATTATTGGTCTTGGAATGTCAGCCATCTAGGATATGATCGTTATCATGAAGGCGCTGCGCTTCTTTCTAAAAATCCTATTCAGCCAGATGATTTTTTAGTATCTAAGGTAAGTGATATAGATGATTTTCATACTAGACGTATATTAAAAGGACGGACAGTATTGGGCGAGACAGAACTGGTTGTATTTAGTTGTCACTATTCTTGGTGGTTAGGAAATCAGCAAGAAGAAGGTTTTTATTATGAATGGAACCAAACAATCGAAAAAATGACGAGGATGGCGTCACCGTTATTATTATTGGGTGATTTTAATAATCCAGCAGACAATTGTGGAGAAGGATATGATTATTTAAAAAGAACTAAACCTGAGTTGCAAGATGTTTTTAAAGTAGCGAAAAATAAAACTGGAGAACATACAGTTTCTAAAGCAATCGATGGTTGGAGTGAAAATACTCAAAATTTACGTTTAGATTATGGATTTATTTCATCAGAATTTCATGTGGAGGAGTATCGGGTGGTTTTTGATGGGAAACAGACGCCAATTATAAGTGATCATTTTGGAATAGTGTTGACTTTATCATTAAAATAA
- a CDS encoding ABC transporter ATP-binding protein: MKRIEINDVTIGYDTSVIVKELTASIGAEKITSIIGPNGCGKSTILKTIGRVMKPQEGSIYLNGEDIHKMPTKELAKKMAILPQTPSAPSGLTVYELVAYGRFPYQKGFGKLTNEDKEMIEWALDVTKLTLFSLREIDSLSGGQRQRVWIAMALAQQTELILLDEPTTYLDLAHQLEILELLAELNISAKTTIVMVLHDLNLAARFSDYLIAVRSGSVIASGEVSDVMTPEVLEEVFQIKADIVIEPHTKRPVCLTYNLIK, translated from the coding sequence ATGAAAAGAATTGAGATTAATGATGTGACGATTGGCTATGACACTAGTGTCATTGTAAAAGAGCTAACTGCAAGTATTGGAGCAGAAAAAATAACTTCGATTATAGGTCCAAATGGCTGCGGCAAATCAACTATTTTAAAAACGATTGGTCGTGTCATGAAACCACAAGAAGGGAGTATTTATTTGAATGGTGAAGACATTCATAAAATGCCAACGAAAGAATTAGCCAAAAAAATGGCGATCTTACCCCAAACCCCTAGTGCTCCAAGTGGCTTGACGGTATATGAGTTAGTTGCTTATGGTCGTTTTCCTTATCAGAAAGGTTTTGGCAAACTGACAAATGAAGATAAAGAGATGATTGAATGGGCGTTAGATGTCACAAAATTAACACTTTTTTCGCTTAGAGAGATAGATAGCCTATCTGGCGGGCAGCGACAACGCGTATGGATTGCAATGGCTTTGGCCCAGCAGACGGAACTAATTTTACTGGATGAGCCAACCACTTACCTTGATCTAGCACATCAGTTAGAAATCTTAGAGCTATTAGCAGAGTTAAATATTTCGGCTAAAACCACGATTGTCATGGTCTTACATGACTTGAATCTTGCCGCACGTTTTTCAGATTATTTAATTGCTGTTAGATCAGGTAGTGTTATCGCAAGTGGTGAAGTGAGTGATGTGATGACACCAGAAGTATTGGAAGAAGTTTTTCAAATTAAGGCAGATATCGTAATTGAACCACATACTAAACGACCAGTGTGTTTGACTTACAATTTAATTAAATAA
- a CDS encoding ABC transporter substrate-binding protein, translating to MVGKKLALAVGTLILSLGLIGCRNTENTKNGASDQPKKVEQVKVIKTEMGEVTVPEKPARVLVNWYVGDVTTLGVKPVAYSGWAQETMPFYEEIKDIPVIKKWEKEEIMSYKPDVIITYSPEDFEKYSKIAPVVVVSEGTDSPLERLKFLGHVLGREKEAETAITTFETKLASAKKQFSTDVFKDKTFSISQDWPGPSSSVFYETASRGGTLLYDYIGLKKPEKLIELVTKTGETRGALSYEVAADYFGDYAIWFTPEEKESEFEKTAIWKNIPAVKNERVITISSNYTGLFYYSDVASLTAQIDFALKNIVPVVS from the coding sequence ATGGTTGGTAAAAAATTAGCATTAGCAGTTGGGACTTTAATACTAAGTTTAGGGTTAATAGGATGTCGAAATACCGAAAATACAAAAAACGGAGCAAGTGATCAGCCAAAAAAAGTAGAGCAAGTAAAAGTAATAAAAACTGAGATGGGTGAGGTAACGGTACCAGAAAAACCAGCACGTGTTCTTGTTAATTGGTATGTTGGTGATGTGACAACATTAGGTGTCAAACCTGTGGCTTATTCTGGTTGGGCTCAGGAAACAATGCCTTTTTATGAAGAAATAAAAGATATTCCTGTTATCAAAAAATGGGAGAAAGAAGAAATAATGTCATACAAACCAGATGTTATCATAACTTATAGTCCAGAAGATTTTGAAAAATATTCTAAAATTGCGCCTGTTGTAGTTGTTTCAGAAGGAACGGACTCCCCTTTGGAAAGACTGAAATTTTTAGGTCATGTTTTAGGTCGTGAAAAGGAAGCCGAAACAGCAATCACAACTTTTGAGACTAAACTAGCATCTGCTAAAAAACAATTTTCGACAGATGTTTTTAAAGATAAGACTTTTAGTATTTCACAAGATTGGCCTGGCCCTTCAAGTAGCGTTTTTTATGAAACAGCTTCTCGTGGCGGCACACTCCTATATGATTATATAGGCTTGAAAAAACCAGAAAAATTAATAGAGTTAGTCACAAAAACAGGTGAAACTAGAGGGGCATTGTCTTATGAAGTAGCTGCCGATTATTTTGGAGATTATGCTATTTGGTTTACCCCAGAAGAAAAAGAATCTGAATTTGAAAAGACAGCGATTTGGAAAAATATTCCCGCTGTAAAAAATGAGCGAGTAATTACTATTTCAAGTAACTATACAGGTTTATTTTATTATTCTGATGTTGCAAGTTTAACGGCTCAGATTGATTTTGCCTTAAAGAATATCGTACCTGTTGTCTCATAA
- a CDS encoding NAD(P)/FAD-dependent oxidoreductase: MTQADIYDVTIIGGGPAGLFSTFYSGLREMKTKIVEASPQLGGKLNVYTEKIIWDIGALPPSPAGKVIEHLVEQAKVFNPTILTNTKIISIDRGTQDLFILTAENGDKHFTKAIMLATGYGILNPRKLAIEGAEKYEVSNLSYTIQGLEKMRDKIVVISGGGDSAIDWANLLEPIAKQVHLIYRQGELKGHESEVTRLNNNSVMLHLDSEIIELTANEDGDKITKVIIKQKDTLVEQTILVDEVVINHGFESEHELFENSSVGLEKIETHYVAANSYGETQVKGIYAAGDIVSYDGKVHLIAGAFHDAVNAVNQIKMYIEPSAFNRARVSSHNDKFSDKNQELVKIFFA, from the coding sequence ATGACACAAGCAGATATTTACGATGTTACAATTATTGGTGGTGGACCTGCAGGTCTGTTTAGTACTTTTTATAGTGGGTTACGTGAAATGAAGACTAAAATTGTTGAAGCCAGTCCTCAACTTGGCGGAAAATTAAACGTATATACAGAGAAAATCATTTGGGATATAGGAGCCTTACCACCTAGCCCAGCTGGGAAAGTCATTGAACATTTAGTTGAACAGGCCAAAGTTTTCAATCCAACAATTTTAACAAATACCAAAATCATTTCAATTGACCGAGGAACACAAGATCTATTCATTTTGACTGCAGAAAACGGAGATAAACATTTTACTAAAGCAATTATGTTGGCGACTGGTTATGGTATTTTAAATCCTCGGAAACTAGCTATTGAAGGTGCTGAGAAATATGAAGTGAGTAACTTAAGCTATACCATTCAAGGTCTGGAAAAAATGCGGGATAAAATAGTTGTCATATCTGGTGGCGGTGATTCAGCAATTGATTGGGCTAATCTATTGGAACCAATCGCAAAGCAAGTTCATTTGATTTATCGTCAAGGGGAACTTAAAGGACATGAGTCAGAAGTGACACGTTTAAATAATAATTCTGTTATGTTACATTTAGATAGTGAAATAATAGAGCTGACTGCTAATGAAGACGGTGATAAAATTACGAAGGTAATAATCAAACAAAAGGATACACTTGTTGAACAAACTATTTTAGTAGATGAAGTGGTTATCAACCATGGATTTGAAAGTGAACACGAATTATTTGAAAATAGTTCGGTGGGATTAGAAAAAATAGAAACGCATTACGTGGCAGCGAATTCTTATGGCGAAACGCAAGTCAAAGGAATATATGCGGCTGGAGATATTGTCAGTTATGATGGGAAAGTTCATTTAATCGCCGGAGCTTTTCACGATGCGGTAAATGCGGTGAATCAAATTAAAATGTATATAGAACCGTCTGCATTTAATAGAGCACGTGTTTCTTCTCACAATGATAAATTTTCCGATAAGAATCAAGAACTGGTGAAAATTTTTTTTGCTTAA
- a CDS encoding FecCD family ABC transporter permease: MKMTKLYQKQKNVLILLGILMIIIALIGTNTGKMGVTPQEVWQTFLGKGTKQQEMIIYDFRLPRIFLATLVGIGMGVSGSIMQSLLKNDMASPGTLGISSGSGLFVLVYIAWFSNDSGLSPYAIPLLAFIGGLISALFIFLLAFKKGKLCSPTNLILTGVAVGSGYSALSMFITLRLEDRQMDFMQKWQAGNLWGDDWRYIKILFPIIIILLIWTLYKAKVLNAIHLGDETAIGLGVSVRQEFFKLSLSAIALSSASVALGGNFFFVGLIAPHMARKLVGSNHRIYLPAAAMLGGLIILVADTLTHMISFGSDMPTGLVITIISTPYFLYLLTKTD, translated from the coding sequence ATGAAAATGACCAAATTGTATCAAAAACAAAAGAATGTTCTTATTCTTCTGGGTATTCTGATGATTATAATTGCGCTAATTGGAACCAACACAGGTAAAATGGGCGTAACGCCACAGGAAGTTTGGCAAACTTTTCTAGGTAAAGGGACAAAGCAACAAGAAATGATTATTTATGATTTCCGGCTGCCCCGTATTTTTTTAGCCACACTAGTAGGTATTGGAATGGGAGTCTCAGGGAGTATCATGCAGAGTCTTCTAAAAAATGATATGGCTAGCCCGGGGACTTTAGGGATTAGTTCAGGATCAGGGTTATTTGTTTTAGTATATATCGCTTGGTTTTCTAACGATAGTGGGCTATCGCCTTATGCGATTCCTTTACTAGCCTTTATTGGCGGCTTGATTTCTGCGTTATTTATTTTTTTGCTCGCTTTTAAAAAAGGCAAGTTATGTTCCCCAACCAATTTGATATTGACAGGTGTTGCAGTAGGGAGTGGTTACAGCGCATTGAGTATGTTTATCACGTTAAGGTTAGAAGATCGTCAAATGGATTTCATGCAAAAATGGCAGGCAGGCAATCTTTGGGGCGATGATTGGCGTTATATTAAAATTCTATTTCCGATTATTATTATATTGTTGATATGGACTTTGTATAAAGCTAAGGTATTAAATGCAATCCATTTAGGTGATGAAACAGCTATTGGTTTAGGAGTATCTGTTAGACAAGAGTTTTTCAAATTATCATTAAGTGCTATCGCTTTATCATCAGCTAGTGTTGCGCTGGGAGGTAACTTCTTTTTTGTAGGATTGATTGCCCCACACATGGCACGAAAGTTAGTAGGTAGTAACCATCGAATTTATCTGCCTGCAGCTGCAATGTTGGGTGGCTTGATTATTTTAGTCGCAGATACTTTGACACATATGATTAGTTTTGGCTCGGATATGCCAACAGGTTTAGTTATTACGATTATTAGTACACCGTACTTTTTATATCTTTTAACAAAAACAGATTAG
- a CDS encoding FAD-dependent oxidoreductase, with protein MNIIIIGGSFAGVTAAIAARNKYPKASIMLIEKETEIGFIPSALPLLLSGHLKNLDEAKFVNVIELTEKRIDVQLGAQVVSICTSNNSVTAVTAVGVTEWSYDKLILATGSSQVKSHIVGIDNMGVIKYKDKKSAQEALKLVDSGEHFTIIGGGQVGIEMANALSVQNKKVSLVESMPSLLLKYFDDDMLTSLYGAMSNQRMTCYLNESVKEIIKTEKETVVITSKRHIKCDGAIFAINVTPNISYLPKDVTCHEDGTIWVNNYLQTSVNNIFAIGDCIQIPYSLSSDSFYIPLTNNAVRSAILAVENLEVRSKEFVGTVRTIGTHVFGYYLASSGMTESESVFFEEAIQTKVMILPLSLLDKTKTVQIKLIYSQEKQIVLGAQLISRENILEKINLLSFAIQSGHTLNDLVQKDYFFNPLFTPLLDITNQVGCSES; from the coding sequence ATGAATATCATTATTATTGGTGGCTCATTTGCGGGTGTCACAGCAGCAATAGCTGCAAGAAATAAATACCCAAAAGCTTCAATTATGCTAATTGAAAAAGAAACAGAAATCGGATTCATTCCGAGCGCCTTACCTTTACTTTTGAGTGGACATTTAAAAAATTTAGATGAAGCCAAATTTGTAAACGTTATCGAATTGACTGAGAAAAGAATAGATGTACAACTAGGAGCGCAAGTAGTCTCAATTTGTACTAGTAACAATTCAGTTACAGCAGTGACTGCAGTAGGTGTAACTGAGTGGTCTTATGATAAATTGATTTTAGCAACAGGTTCTTCCCAGGTAAAATCTCACATAGTAGGCATTGACAACATGGGTGTTATTAAATATAAAGATAAAAAATCTGCCCAAGAAGCATTGAAATTAGTAGATTCTGGAGAACATTTCACTATTATTGGTGGTGGCCAAGTTGGAATAGAAATGGCTAATGCTCTCAGTGTTCAGAATAAAAAAGTCAGTTTAGTAGAAAGCATGCCTAGTCTTTTATTAAAATATTTTGATGATGACATGCTCACTTCTTTGTATGGAGCAATGAGCAATCAGAGAATGACGTGTTATCTTAATGAGTCAGTTAAAGAAATTATAAAGACTGAGAAAGAAACAGTGGTTATTACCTCTAAAAGGCATATTAAATGTGACGGTGCCATTTTTGCGATAAATGTCACACCTAATATTAGTTACCTACCTAAAGATGTTACCTGTCATGAAGATGGTACTATCTGGGTTAACAATTACTTACAGACCTCTGTTAATAATATTTTTGCCATAGGTGATTGTATTCAAATTCCATATAGCTTATCGTCTGACTCCTTTTATATCCCGTTAACAAATAACGCAGTCCGTTCTGCTATTTTAGCAGTTGAGAATTTAGAAGTACGGTCAAAAGAATTTGTAGGAACTGTTAGAACAATTGGAACTCATGTCTTTGGTTATTATTTGGCTAGTTCGGGTATGACTGAGAGTGAAAGTGTTTTTTTTGAAGAAGCTATTCAAACAAAAGTAATGATTTTACCACTATCTTTGCTAGATAAAACTAAAACAGTCCAAATTAAATTAATTTATAGTCAAGAAAAACAGATAGTGTTAGGAGCACAACTTATCTCCCGAGAAAATATTTTGGAGAAAATTAATTTGTTATCTTTTGCGATCCAATCAGGGCACACGTTAAATGATTTAGTCCAAAAAGATTACTTCTTCAACCCATTATTTACACCGCTACTTGATATAACTAATCAAGTTGGTTGCTCAGAAAGCTAG
- a CDS encoding FecCD family ABC transporter permease: MTHNQRVDKKGSYYFRRYMILGSILLLISTLSSLALGAAEIELGSAWQALFHFDASQTHHQIIWSLRFPRTLADIIVGASLAVCGALMQGTTRNPLADSGLMGISSGAGFAIALSLAFYPQRSYGESILFACLGAGVTTGLTYFIAIVGKRGLTPQRLVLAGMSISMLFGAFSSYLSIRYHLAQSLAYWSAGGTAGASWSELMIISPLFLLGILGAIIISPNITMLSLGEEVALGLGLNARVVKGVTTLIVLVLTGLSVILVGPIGFVGLIVPHLVRYLVGVDYRYIIPASIIYGALLTVIADLIGRLVNRPFETPIGIIFSLIGVPFFLYLVRKQGREFEA, translated from the coding sequence ATGACCCATAATCAAAGGGTTGACAAAAAAGGATCATATTATTTTAGACGTTATATGATTTTAGGTAGTATTTTATTATTAATCAGTACTCTTTCCTCTTTAGCTTTAGGAGCTGCAGAGATAGAATTAGGAAGTGCTTGGCAAGCATTGTTTCATTTTGATGCCAGCCAAACGCATCATCAAATTATTTGGAGCCTGAGATTTCCTCGAACACTTGCTGATATTATAGTCGGAGCTAGTTTAGCAGTTTGTGGTGCTTTAATGCAAGGTACTACTCGAAACCCTTTAGCTGATTCAGGATTGATGGGAATCAGTTCTGGTGCAGGATTTGCTATAGCTTTGTCGCTAGCTTTTTATCCTCAAAGAAGTTATGGAGAATCTATCTTATTTGCTTGCTTAGGAGCGGGTGTCACCACAGGCTTGACTTACTTTATTGCAATAGTTGGGAAACGTGGTTTAACACCACAGCGTTTAGTTTTAGCAGGAATGTCTATTTCGATGCTCTTTGGCGCTTTTAGTTCTTATTTATCAATTCGCTATCACTTAGCTCAATCGCTTGCTTACTGGTCTGCTGGAGGGACAGCAGGAGCTAGTTGGTCTGAATTGATGATAATTTCACCTTTATTTTTGTTAGGAATACTAGGTGCAATCATAATATCCCCTAATATTACAATGTTAAGTTTAGGCGAAGAAGTTGCCTTAGGATTAGGTTTAAATGCTAGAGTAGTTAAAGGCGTGACAACATTAATAGTCTTAGTTTTAACAGGCTTGTCAGTTATTTTGGTCGGTCCAATCGGATTTGTCGGTTTAATAGTCCCACACTTAGTTCGTTATTTGGTAGGAGTAGATTATCGTTATATAATACCTGCTAGTATTATATACGGAGCGTTACTTACGGTAATAGCTGACTTAATTGGAAGATTAGTTAATCGACCTTTTGAAACCCCAATCGGTATTATCTTTTCATTAATTGGCGTACCATTTTTCTTATATTTAGTCCGGAAGCAAGGGAGAGAATTTGAAGCATGA